AGCTTCATTGCAATGTCGGTATTAGTCTATTCATTGCAATTGTTTTGCTTAGAAAATCaactagtttataatttataccACTTTAATCATATGATGCATATACTAACTTAATAGTTAATACATATTGGTTGGTTGGTCCACGACTGGCATATTCTAGTAACAGCTCAAATCATACAACGTATGCATATTATACACTATGATGACACTATACACTAGGGTAATGTAATGCATATTATATACTTCGAATACAACATCTCATTAAAGAAGCCAAATCTCATTCCTTTTTTCCTAATTGGCTccccttttttatattttttcatgtaACATAACAGGatattaaataacattttaagTAACGGccaaaaaattaacatttatgTAATATGACAAAAAGAAGCTCAGTTTTTTTTCtcattaaaggaaaaaaacttCTTTCTTTATACATTCTTCAACATAAcctcttctctcttttcttgcAACTTTAGCTCGGAATTCTATGCTTCGCTGATCAATCTTTCTCCTCTCTGCAAAAGTAATGAGAAAAGCATTTTTCTATGTTAAGAGCTTCAGATCTGATACTTGTTAACTCTGCTGACTAGtgttgtttctttgattttttcaaGCAGACATTGTTCTCACAAGCTCTGCTCTCTCTGTTCTGGTTCAAGATTCTAACTTTTGAGAGAAAAGTAAGCGAGATAGAGAAGCAAAACTCGGTGAAATGCTTGAGATTGGAAGCCCCACGAGTCTCTGTTTCCGTACAAACACTACTTGTAATGCTCTGCTTCAAGAGCTTCAGGTCTCTTCTTCAACCTTTCTCCTCTGTTTCTTGATAACGGTCACTATAGGACAAAGTCTTCTCCTTTTTTAGGCTTAAGGGTTTACTGTGAACTTTGTATCTCGTTCTAGAATTTGGGTTTTTTTTGTGTAGTAttcaaattatttgataaagtCTTCACCTTTTCTTCTATATTTAGGGTTCTTGAAAACGATGCTTCACAGAacaactctgttttttttttctatagaaTAATAAAGTCTTCTCCTTTTTTAGTTTAAGAGTTTTCTTCTACATGTCTCTGTAAGAACTCTGTTTTTGGATGGGTTTAAtggtaaattttgtttttttttttgggtatggAGCAGAAGATATGGGTTGATATTGGTGAGAGTGACGCTGAGAAAGACAGGATGCTAATGGAGTTGGAGAAGGAGTGTCTTGAAATCTACAGAAGAAAAGTTGATGAAGCTGCAAACTCCAAGGCACAGCTTCATCAATCACTTGTATCAATTGAAGCTGAGATTGCTTCTATAATGGCTGCTCTTGGTGTCTTAAACATCCACTCACCGGTATGTGCAAGTTTATCACTACTATCTTGGAAACAAAAGGgaaagttttgatctttttttaattttggtcaTTGCAGATTAAAGAGAAAGGTTCAAAATCATTGAAAGAGAAGCTTGCCTATGTGACACCTCTGCTTGAGGATTTGAGGTTGCAAAAGGAAGAAAGAGTGAAGCAGTTTGTGGATGTTAAGGCGCAGATTGAGAAGATGAGCGGTGAAATCTCTGGTTACAGTGGCATGATTGGTTCTTTGACTCTTGATGATGATCAAGACTTGACTCTTAGGAAGCTTAACGAGTATCAAACACATCTCCGCTCTCTCCAGAAGGAGAAGGTGGGGAAGATTTGTTTATCATGAAAGCATAAGAAGATGAATTACTcatttgttctttgtttttaaattgCAGGCGGATCGTCTAAACAAGGTGTTGGATTATGTGAATGAGGTTCACTGTCTATGCGGTGTTCTTGGAGTTGACTTTTGTCAGACTGTTAGTGAGGTTCACCCGAGCTTACATAGGACTAACCACGAGCAGTCTACAAACATTAGCGATGAGACGTTGGATGGTTTACAGCAAATGATTGAAAAGCTGAAAACTGAGAGGAGACTCCGCTTTCAAAAGGTTAGATAGTAAAACATGTCTTCAATCTCAATGGTATGGTTTAGGATTTTAACCTTTTGTGTTGCAGTTGAAGGATGTGGTGGAGTCACTTTTGGAGCTATGGAATCTAATGGACACATCTCAAGAAGAGAGAATGAGATTTGCAAGAGTCAGTTGTGTTGTGAGATCATCTGAATCTGATGTCACTGAGCCAAACATCCTTTCTACTGAAACAATTGAACAGGTTACTACTACAAACTTTAAATGCCATTAATCTCATTCAAGATCTCTGAGTTTGTGTATTTGCCTTCTACGTTATTAGGTTTCTGCAGAAGTAGACCGTTTCAACAAGCTGAAATCTAGTAGAATGAAGGAGCTGGTGATGAAAAGAAGGTCTGAGTTAGAGGATCTTTGCAGATTGGCTCACATTGAACCTGACACAAGCACATCTCTTGAGAAATCAACTGCACTGATTAACTCTGGTAAAAATACTAATCAGAGTTTTGTGTTATTATCCTCACAAATATGAGTAGCTGGTTCACTTGCTGATGATCCTGACGTTTCTTCAGGGTTAGTGGACCCTTCAGAGCTTCTTGCTAACATCGAAGCGCAGATAAACAGAATCAAAGAAGAGGCACAGAGCCGGAAAGAGATTATTGATAGGATTGACCGTTGGCTATCTGCTTGTGAAGAGGAGAACTGGCTAGAAGAATACAACCGGGTAAGAAAACTTTTCTTGAAACTCTGGTTTGTTGAAGGGTGTAACTGAGTTATAGTACCTTTTttggtttcaggatgagaacCGCTACAGCGCTGGAAGAGGAGGACATGTGAACCTAAAGCATGCTGAAAGAGCTAGGGTTACAGTAAACAAGATTCCATGTATGTTTCTTGTCTCTTGTCCACTACATTCACATGAGATCTTTTTAGCTTATTATTGTTTTCTGTAGCAATGGTTGACAATCTCATCAAGAAAACTCTTTTATGGGAGGAACAAACACAGAAGTCATTTCTATACGATGGTGTAAGTAAAAAGTAAACATTAAAGTAGTAGACACATTCTTAGATTTTGAAAGTTCACTCCTTTGACTATGGTTTACTTGTTTTCCTCCAGGTTCGACTTGTATCCATACTTGAAGATTATAAACTGACAAGGAAACAACAGGAAGAGGAAAAGAAACGTTACAGGGTTTGTCATAATGCTCTCTTTAAAGGTTTGTAATATGGCTTGCATGTGTTAAAACGAGCTTATTATTTCCTTTGCAGGATCAGAAGAAGATGCAGGATCTGTTACTAAACCGGAGGGAGTCCATTTATGGATCAAAACCGAGTCCAAGAAGAAGCACCAGCATAAGAAAGGCTAATGGTTACAGTGGGAATGTGTCTATGCCTCCTACGCCGCGCAGAAACTCAGCAGGAGCAGCAAATAGCGACGTTATGATGACCCCAAGATCTTACTCAGGTCAAAATGGTTATTTCAAGGAAGTGAGGAAACTGTCAACAGCTCCTTTAAACTTTGTGGCTATACCAAAGGAAGATTCTGCTTCTACATACACTTACTCTGAACCAGATTCGCCGTTACATAACTGAGTGTCTGTTTGAAGCAGTTAACGGAGTAGGAGTTGGGAGGTTAGAGATGAATGTGATCAGAAGGAGGTGTAATTTGTTGACATATTAATGACCGTTATGTGTGTGTGACACTTTGAGTTGACTTTTTGTGACTGACATTAGGATATTAATAGTAGAAGAGTAGAAACTGATGGATGTTATGTTCTTATTAAGAGCTTCAAGattgtcttttctttttggtgtGTTGGTGAATTTGTgtaatgtgtgtgtgtgtgtatatggTGCTCTTTGTTTGCTCACCAGATGCAGGTATTGAGAGATATTGTTTGTTTGATTACAGAGCCAATGGTCAGAgactttttaatttgaaaaatcgCTTAACGAGCTTTCTCCAAAAAGTTCTTATTGGTATTGAAATGCCCAATAACATTCTATAATCCTTCTGGGCCCATATACGAGTTGAGATGTTCATTATtgtagatttttctttttagtcAACTAATATGGTTTTGcgaatattatataatttatttttattattttctaaaaggaACTATTACAAGTTTTATTGGACTTTGATTACGtcattaaaatttttagtaacaaaatctcaaaataaagAGACAAATTCAGTGTTGAGTTATTTCCGTAACCAATTGTCTTTTCATTATtcgattacaaaaaaaataaattagatattCAGTAATAATTCGTggtgaaaacaaataattatgtatttttgttcaaaaaagcAAAGACATGTATTTATTGTTTCTCATTGTCCGTCGCTGTTAACGTTATTAGTCCACGGTGCATTTCAACtacttaaaaattattttcgcATAATATTCTGATTGGTTAGCAGTAGTGGCCACAAATTAAGCGTCAGCTAGTTGTCTTGTCAAAACTCAAAACCCACCGACGTAAAAGTAGGATTAATAAAGACGATTAAGGAGTGAAGCCAGTAGTAATTAAGGAcatcattaaataaaaacacaCGCAATAAACTCCTAGTAATAGTAACAAGATTATTGCATTAAAATAAGAACATCAAGGATGACAAGAAGAATAACATTAGGAGTGAAAACGAAATGGAACTAGAATTATGCTACTTTTAACTAAGGATTTAGTTAATGATTAGTGATAAAActttttgttattgttaaccCAAGTCTTGAAAAGATAACGAGTAACACCAATCCTTTCGCAGAAGACACTTATCTCTTCTCTAACCGCTCTCTTATCCTTCAACGTCCATCCCAGCTTCGCCGCGTAATCTCTCATCGCCTCTCTTTGCTCCGCCGTGAATTTCGACTTCCTTCGACGCTTCACTGTCATCCTCTCTTCCGTAGAAGTCTCCTCCgtgtcctcctcctcctgctcTTCTTGCTCTTCTCTGTCCTCCGCAGCTGCTTTCCATTTCAGCCTCGCCAGCTGCTTCACGCGCCTCAAGCTCGTGAAAGGGAACCGCGCGCGAGTAACTTGACCAGAAGGTTGTACTTCAATGCGACGGTGGTAGCTCCGGTGGCAACCACAGGCGGCGCAGAGATCTCCCGTGGATGGTTGAGAGTACTCGCGGCAGCCATCGACAGCGTAAGAGCCGAGCTTGGCCGCGTGGTTGCGCATGCATTCTCTGTAGAGACAAGAACTCTGCAtctcttgtttttctttctctctaataGTTGTTTTTGAGAGTTTTGAGTAAATAAAACTTGGTTTTAGGCTTTGGTTTGGGTTAAGATATGATATGCTGTGTGTGTCAGAAAGTAGGAGTTGGGAGTTACAAAAAGGCAAAAATTACTGCCTTAAGATTTTGTACTTACATGTTTATTAGGTGTCATAATAAATGTGAAACCTCTACTTTTTGAACTGTTTTACTGGCTTTTGCTTTTTTCTTACGtccaataattttcaaaattgatTTCATATCTTAACTTTAGCTCATAGAGTTGTCATTTACCCATAATTATTGTTCAGAAACCGGTTGTAGCCAAGTTTTAGCTAGTGTGGTGAAATGGTTTTGATAGCTTCTAACAAATAAGTAAGAGATTAGAGAAACCAGTAGTAACCAAAAAATGtagtagactttttttttttttgtaaaacaaaatgaagtagacttgttgacaaaaaatagttgtattaataaattaaagtatCTTTTCATTTTTGGCATCTAAAGAAAAATACCTATAGACAAATCTATAAACTGTTTTGTAGTAAtaagatttattaattttaaactaaaccAATCAAGAAAAGATTAATTTATTAGTAATGAATAATATCATGAGTTTGGATTGTATGAGCGACTGAGTGGTCACATGTATTCTAAATATGATAACCagaatatctatactattaaagcaggattctattgtcataattaccttaggggcatgtttccttcactaacattgtATGTTTCATTAAGtgcaattaaataatattaataacaaatctatattgggtcattatccagcccaaatcaaatctctcttgggccatttgggcctattaaaaaatcagattcaattctcacttttttttcctttgggccattgagtccaagttaaaataattttttttcaactattcttaattattatttttttcttttcttaatataatttaagcattcataaaaataattgatttttttattgaaaagtataaatatttattaaaagtatataattttttaattaaaatattaaccacatagtaaaattaatttatcagaattataccaacttaattcattaaaaaataaaatttaattttttaaacataaatagtcatttaaaatgaaatacgataaataaagataaaaattttaagtcttttataaaataaagcacaaatatatgaaaatgtaacatttactaaatatttgtcaattgaaaaaaaaaacaaaaataaacccgcgctttaaaagcgcgggtcaaaatctagtttatagtttaaatttaaaaaatattgtaaacacTAGTCACATGTTTTCTAAATACATTgagaaacaaaaatttcaacTAAATGCTACTAGTCACAGTATTGATACTTCAAAAAGCAAAGATGAGTTGATCTTAACCATTCAGATTTCATTTGTAAGGAAAAGAGTCCGAAAAGCTTTctttttcttagatgattagcAAAACCGGTTATGAATTTTCAAGCAATTGTGTGACCCACAAGTTGAATATCTTGGCCGCATGTTTATTGCATCTACTTTTCATTTGTGTAATTAGCAAACTAAGTGGTTAGTTTACAGTTAAATTATAACAATCACACCCTATAGAGACAGTCTaatcaaatatacaaaaaagTTCATAAGCAGACGTCTCTCTCTCTGTTATCTTTTCTCTGTCTTAAACTCCCACCCCAATTTCAAACCACACGTATTACCTTAGTACTTGGTAGCATTAGATTTCAAACCACATGCTTTCCTTACTACTCTGTTTGTCTCTAAtcatgtttattattaattaaatttggaTTGTTAAGGAGAACAAATTCAACGACTAGTACAAATTATTGCACGGTCAATGGTAATCtgagaaataaaaacatttaattgAAAAGAATTATCTGTTACAACTTACTATTACAAGTCAGTGAAATGTTTATAACGATAACAGGAAGGaaggaaaaaaatacaaaaaaagaagaagaagaagaattcaAACTTCCCTGCAGATTTTCTAAGTCGCTTTCTTCCTCtcagacaaacaaacaaacagagACTTCAGCAAAAAAGTAAAGCAAAGTAACGATAACTAATCATCTGATGGTGACGAACTTGTTAGTCCCATGTCTTGCCCAATGGCTCTTAAGATCAATCGGGCTCCCAAAGTTAAACCCATCAGAAGCAAGTTTCTCGAGCACCTTCTTAAACGCGCCTTGACTCATCTTCCTCCCCGAGATCCTCGCCCCACGCCGCTTAGTACTCATCGGCAACGGATGCATCGATATGTTCGTGGTGCAACACGCAGATTGCCAACCTCCACACCCCCAACGGTAACATTGCTGAGGAGCTCCAGTGCAGGTGCAGACCGGTACGGGTAAACCGGAAATGTCCATGTTCACTCCGTTGATAACCAGGTCGAAGCTTTTCTTAGCCGGTTTGACTCGCGAAATGTTAGCGTTGTTGCTGTCACCGTTCTCCTCTTTTGGTTTACGAGGCTTCTTCGCCTTTGTTGGGGCCCCACCGGCTTTTGAATTAGGCTTTCTCTTCTTGGTCTCGATAATGTCCGGTTCGCATTTAACCGGGTGTTCATCGGTttgatgatggtgatggtggAGATTCATGTGCATGGATGGGGATGAGGAAGTTTGGGGGAGGACATTTCCGTAATTAGGAGTGGTTGTGACGGGTAACATGTTGAAGAACTTGTCTTTGTGTTGGTTAATCCAATTGTAGC
The nucleotide sequence above comes from Brassica napus cultivar Da-Ae chromosome A9, Da-Ae, whole genome shotgun sequence. Encoded proteins:
- the LOC106434643 gene encoding protein BASIC PENTACYSTEINE2-like isoform X2, with the protein product MDDDGFRNWGYYEPAAATSFKGNLGLQLMPTIDRNTKPFLPGRDPNLMIGQTGSYHHQHHHPEPHMSYNWINQHKDKFFNMLPVTTTPNYGNVLPQTSSSPSMHMNLHHHHHQTDEHPVKCEPDIIETKKRKPNSKAGGAPTKAKKPRKPKEENGDSNNANISRVKPAKKSFDLVINGVNMDISGLPVPVCTCTGAPQQCYRWGCGGWQSACCTTNISMHPLPMSTKRRGARISGRKMSQGAFKKVLEKLASDGFNFGSPIDLKSHWARHGTNKFVTIR
- the LOC106434643 gene encoding protein BASIC PENTACYSTEINE2-like isoform X1: MGPFCIFAMDDDGFRNWGYYEPAAATSFKGNLGLQLMPTIDRNTKPFLPGRDPNLMIGQTGSYHHQHHHPEPHMSYNWINQHKDKFFNMLPVTTTPNYGNVLPQTSSSPSMHMNLHHHHHQTDEHPVKCEPDIIETKKRKPNSKAGGAPTKAKKPRKPKEENGDSNNANISRVKPAKKSFDLVINGVNMDISGLPVPVCTCTGAPQQCYRWGCGGWQSACCTTNISMHPLPMSTKRRGARISGRKMSQGAFKKVLEKLASDGFNFGSPIDLKSHWARHGTNKFVTIR
- the LOC106434665 gene encoding zinc-finger homeodomain protein 14-like produces the protein MQSSCLYRECMRNHAAKLGSYAVDGCREYSQPSTGDLCAACGCHRSYHRRIEVQPSGQVTRARFPFTSLRRVKQLARLKWKAAAEDREEQEEQEEEDTEETSTEERMTVKRRRKSKFTAEQREAMRDYAAKLGWTLKDKRAVREEISVFCERIGVTRYLFKTWVNNNKKFYH
- the LOC106434672 gene encoding 65-kDa microtubule-associated protein 7 is translated as MLEIGSPTSLCFRTNTTCNALLQELQKIWVDIGESDAEKDRMLMELEKECLEIYRRKVDEAANSKAQLHQSLVSIEAEIASIMAALGVLNIHSPIKEKGSKSLKEKLAYVTPLLEDLRLQKEERVKQFVDVKAQIEKMSGEISGYSGMIGSLTLDDDQDLTLRKLNEYQTHLRSLQKEKADRLNKVLDYVNEVHCLCGVLGVDFCQTVSEVHPSLHRTNHEQSTNISDETLDGLQQMIEKLKTERRLRFQKLKDVVESLLELWNLMDTSQEERMRFARVSCVVRSSESDVTEPNILSTETIEQVSAEVDRFNKLKSSRMKELVMKRRSELEDLCRLAHIEPDTSTSLEKSTALINSGLVDPSELLANIEAQINRIKEEAQSRKEIIDRIDRWLSACEEENWLEEYNRDENRYSAGRGGHVNLKHAERARVTVNKIPSMVDNLIKKTLLWEEQTQKSFLYDGVRLVSILEDYKLTRKQQEEEKKRYRDQKKMQDLLLNRRESIYGSKPSPRRSTSIRKANGYSGNVSMPPTPRRNSAGAANSDVMMTPRSYSGQNGYFKEVRKLSTAPLNFVAIPKEDSASTYTYSEPDSPLHN